Genomic segment of Acidimicrobiales bacterium:
GTAGGATTGCGCACGTTCTGGGGAACGTCGTGGAGTAGGGCGCTGTGTCACAAAGGGTGGGCAACGAGCGGGAGCCGGCTGTGGGCGCGGCCGCCCCCTCGGAGCTGTTGGAGGGCGCCGGCGCCGGTTGCGAGGAGTCGTGGCGTCAGCTCGTGGAGCTGCACCTCCCGCTGGTGCGGGCGACCTGCGCCGCCTACGGGCTCGACGCCGACGCCGCGGCGGAGGTCAACCAGGTCGTGTGGCTGCAGCTGGCCGAGCGGCTGCCGCGCATCCGCCGGCCGGAGGCCCTGGGCAGCTGGATCGCCGGCGCGACCCGGACGTCGTGCCTCGACGGCCGCTGGTCGTCCCGCCGCCGTGGCGACGCGACGGCCCGGCTCGGTCGGTCGTCCCGCCACGGGACGGCTGCCGCGTTCGCCCGGGTCGGCGCCCGCTGCCAGCGGTTGCTGCGGTTGGCGGCGACGTCGCCGCGCCCGTCCGACGCCGATGTCGGGGCCGCGCTCGACCTCGCCGTCGACGAGATCGCCCCGTCGTGCGACCGCTGCCTGCAGCGCCTCGGCCGCATGACCGGCACCCCGCCCGACGAGATGCTGGGTGAGCTGCAGGCGGCGCTGGCGGCCGACGACGCCGTGCCGGGCGAGTGGCGGGCCGCGGCGCGCGTCGCCTTCGCCTGGGTGCTGCTCGACGCGCCCGTCGCGGAGCGGACGTACGTGTCGAGCCGGTCGCTCCTCGGCCTCGGCATCGTGCACCAGGCCCGGTTCGCGGTCGGGCTCGACGGCGTGGAGGTGACCGTCGAGGTGAAGGGCGACGACGTGGTGCTGACCGGCGACGTCGGCGGCTGCCTTCCCGTGAAGGTCGTCGCCCGCTGGCCGGGCGGCGAGCAGGTCGACACGACCGACGAGACCGGCGCCTTCCGCTTCCACGACCTGCCCCGAGCTCCGCTGTGCCTCCAGCTCGACGGCTCGATCACGCTGAAGACCGGCTGGATCGTGCCGTGAGCAGCACCCCGCCCGCAGAAGCACCCGGTTGAACTGCTGGTGTCGAGGGTCTGACCACTAGCCTTCCCCTGATGGTCCGCAGGTTCTGGGTGGAGACGCTGGGGTGCCCCAAGAACCACGTCGACTCCGACAAGCTCACGGGCACCCTGCTGGCCGACGGGCTCGTGCCCGCCGAGTCGCCCGAAGCTGCCGACCTGGTGGTCGTCAACACCTGCGCCTTCGTCGAGGAGGCCCGGCAGGAGTCGATCGACACGATCCTCGGCCTGTCCGACCGCACCCGGGAGCGTGACGCCGAGCTGGTGGTCACCGGTTGCCTGGCCGAGCGCTACGGCGACGACCTGGCCGAGGCCCTGCCGGAGGCCGACGCGGTGGTCGGCTTCGGCGTCCCCGTGTCGCTGGGGCCCACCCGCAAGGCGCCGTCCTTCGACCTGCTCAACCTGCCCCGCCCGGCACCCACGGCCCCGTGGGCCTACGTGAAGATCGCCGAGGGCTGCGACCGGGCCTGTGGCTTCTGCGCCATCCCCAGCTTCCGGGGGCCCCAGCGGAGCCGCACCCAGGAGTCGATCCTCGACGAGGTCGACGCGCTGGCCGGCGGCGGCGTCCGCGAGATCGTGCTGGTGGCCCAGGACCTGGCCGCCTACGGCCGCGACCAGGGGCAGGGCAGTCGCCAGATCGTCCCGCTGCTGGAGGCGGTGGCGGCCCGGGTCGACCGGTCGCGCCTGCTGTACCTGTATCCCTCCGATCTCACCGACGGTCTGATCGATGCGATCTGTGCCACCGGCGTCCCCTACTTCGACCTGTCGTTGCAGCACGTGGCGCGCCCGCTGCTGCGCCGCATGCGCCGCTGGGGCGACGGCGAGCGCTTCCTCGAGCGCATCGAGGCGATCCGGGCGCGGGTGCCCGAGGCGACGTTCCGCTCCAACTTCATCGTCGGCTACCCGGGCGAGACCGAGCAGGACCACGACGAGCTGCTCCGCTTCGTCGAGACCGCCCAGGTCGACTGGGTGGGCTTCTTCCCGTACAGCCGCGAGGACGGCACCTACGCCGCCGACCTCGACGGCCAGGTCGACCGGGTGCTGATGCAGGAGCGGCTGGCGGAGCTGCGCGACCTGCAGGATCCGATCACCGCGGCCCGGCGTGACGAGCTGATCGGCTCGACCGTCGAGGTGCTGGTCGACCAGCCGGGCGTGGCCCGCAGCCACCGCGAGGCGCCGGAGATCGACGGCATCGTCAACGTGCCCACCTCGCTGCCGGTCGGTTCCCTGGTCAAGGTCCAGATCACCGGTGCCGCCGGGCCCGACCTCGACGCCGAGGCCGACGCCGACGCAGCGGGCGGGCCGCCGAGCACATCGAGGCCCGACTCCGGTCCTTCGCACGCAGTCCCGGGCTGACCGGGCATGGCGACCTCGTTCGGCCCGTCGGCCATCGCCACCCCGGCCAACTACGTCACCATCGGGCGGCTGATGTTCGCCCCGCTGCTGTGGCTGCTGATCCTGGCCACCGACGGCCCGTCGTGGGTGGCGTTGGTGATCTGGACCGTGCTGGCGTCCACCGACGGGCTCGACGGCTGGCTGGCCCGCCGCATGGGCACCACCCGCTCGGGCGCCTTCCTCGACCCCCTGGCCGACAAGGCCCTGGTGCTGGGGGCCATGTGGGCGGTCGTGGTGGTCGGCGGCTTCTGGTGGCTCCCGGTGGCGCTGATCGCCATGCGGGAGGTGGGTATCTCGGTCTTCCGCTCCTACTGGGGGCGGCGTGGCCTGGCGGTGCCGGCCCGCTTCCTGGCCAAGGTGAAGACGGTGGTGCAGTCGGTGGCGGTGGGCCTGGCCCTGGCCCCGCCGTTCGAGGACACCCACGACGTCGTCACGCTGACCCTGTGGGTGGCGGTGGCGC
This window contains:
- a CDS encoding CDP-alcohol phosphatidyltransferase family protein gives rise to the protein MATSFGPSAIATPANYVTIGRLMFAPLLWLLILATDGPSWVALVIWTVLASTDGLDGWLARRMGTTRSGAFLDPLADKALVLGAMWAVVVVGGFWWLPVALIAMREVGISVFRSYWGRRGLAVPARFLAKVKTVVQSVAVGLALAPPFEDTHDVVTLTLWVAVALTLVTGAQYVMEGSRSTSSGGVRGAASDAL
- a CDS encoding sigma factor; the encoded protein is MSQRVGNEREPAVGAAAPSELLEGAGAGCEESWRQLVELHLPLVRATCAAYGLDADAAAEVNQVVWLQLAERLPRIRRPEALGSWIAGATRTSCLDGRWSSRRRGDATARLGRSSRHGTAAAFARVGARCQRLLRLAATSPRPSDADVGAALDLAVDEIAPSCDRCLQRLGRMTGTPPDEMLGELQAALAADDAVPGEWRAAARVAFAWVLLDAPVAERTYVSSRSLLGLGIVHQARFAVGLDGVEVTVEVKGDDVVLTGDVGGCLPVKVVARWPGGEQVDTTDETGAFRFHDLPRAPLCLQLDGSITLKTGWIVP
- the rimO gene encoding 30S ribosomal protein S12 methylthiotransferase RimO gives rise to the protein MVRRFWVETLGCPKNHVDSDKLTGTLLADGLVPAESPEAADLVVVNTCAFVEEARQESIDTILGLSDRTRERDAELVVTGCLAERYGDDLAEALPEADAVVGFGVPVSLGPTRKAPSFDLLNLPRPAPTAPWAYVKIAEGCDRACGFCAIPSFRGPQRSRTQESILDEVDALAGGGVREIVLVAQDLAAYGRDQGQGSRQIVPLLEAVAARVDRSRLLYLYPSDLTDGLIDAICATGVPYFDLSLQHVARPLLRRMRRWGDGERFLERIEAIRARVPEATFRSNFIVGYPGETEQDHDELLRFVETAQVDWVGFFPYSREDGTYAADLDGQVDRVLMQERLAELRDLQDPITAARRDELIGSTVEVLVDQPGVARSHREAPEIDGIVNVPTSLPVGSLVKVQITGAAGPDLDAEADADAAGGPPSTSRPDSGPSHAVPG